The genomic window AGCAATTAGGTGCTTACAATGTGAATTCGTTTGATATTCCACTTGACAATCTCGGCTTGTACAGTAGTCTATACAGTATATGAAAAAGACGATCAGATACAATTATCGGCTCAAGCCGACGGCAGAACAAGAAGTCAAACTCGTTGAGTTTGGAGCATACGCCCGTGGCGTATGGAACTTGTTGCTATCTGAAAATATGCGTCGATATCGGTACGATAAAACATTTCTTTTTTACAATGAAATGGCATCGCTGATAAAAGATTTAAAAATGTTCGATGAATTCTCATGGCTCAAAGATTTTGACTCTGCGGCTTCACAACAAGTGGCTCGTGACCTTGAAACAGCACTAAAGAATTCATTCAATAAAGGCAGGGTTCAAAAGTTTCCGACTTTCAAGGTCAGCTTTAAGCAGAAGAAACTTCACGATGATAGCTACCGCTCGGTCAATACGAATGAAAATATAAGACTGGAAAATAACGGCATCACTATTCCAAAAATTGGTACGGTTAAAATTGCACTTCATCGTAAACTTAAAAGTAAAATCAAGTCAGCAACCTTCAAGATGAGGCACGGGAAGTGGTACGTTTCACTGACTCAAAAAGTTGAGTGCAAGAGTAAAAAGCAAGTGCTATCAACACTTGTGGGCTATGACATCAACAGCCACTATACGGTTGTCGGCTCAAATGGTCTGTACGTTGAAAACCCGAAAGTTTTGAAGAAGTCATCAACGAAATTAAAACAAATTCAAGTCCAGTTGAGCCGTCGTAAGAAAGGTTCGAATCGCTGGCACAAAACAAAATCACGTTTAAACAAAATTCACGGGAAAATCTCTAGCCAACGCCTAGCGTTCGCTCACGAAGTATCATGCTCGATAGCCAAGAGTAGCGATATTATCGTGTTTGAGGATTTAAACGTGAAAGGAATGCAGCAATTTAATGGCCAGATGGTGAATGATAATGTGATGGGAATGATCACTGAATTAACCAGGTATAAGGCTGAATTAAATGGCGTTGTTTACCATGAAATTGGTCGGTTTGTGAAATCTTCCGGCATTTGCTATGGATGTAAGTATGAGCATAAATTCGATTTGAGTGTGAGAGAATTTTCCTGTGAGAGCTGTGGATTAGTACAGTGCAGAGATTTAGCAGCAGCTAAATCTGTTGCAGACACAGGCGAAAAAGAGTTAATAGCTAATGGGATATTAGCTAGGGCGTTGCCCAAATTTCAGCAGAAATCAGCTTCTAAAATGAAAGTCTTTGAGCAATCAAAGTTTGGTGTGGGATCTGAGAAAAAAGAAGCAGCCTAGTTATCAAAA from Colwellia sp. PAMC 20917 includes these protein-coding regions:
- a CDS encoding RNA-guided endonuclease InsQ/TnpB family protein: MKKTIRYNYRLKPTAEQEVKLVEFGAYARGVWNLLLSENMRRYRYDKTFLFYNEMASLIKDLKMFDEFSWLKDFDSAASQQVARDLETALKNSFNKGRVQKFPTFKVSFKQKKLHDDSYRSVNTNENIRLENNGITIPKIGTVKIALHRKLKSKIKSATFKMRHGKWYVSLTQKVECKSKKQVLSTLVGYDINSHYTVVGSNGLYVENPKVLKKSSTKLKQIQVQLSRRKKGSNRWHKTKSRLNKIHGKISSQRLAFAHEVSCSIAKSSDIIVFEDLNVKGMQQFNGQMVNDNVMGMITELTRYKAELNGVVYHEIGRFVKSSGICYGCKYEHKFDLSVREFSCESCGLVQCRDLAAAKSVADTGEKELIANGILARALPKFQQKSASKMKVFEQSKFGVGSEKKEAA